Genomic segment of Streptomyces alboniger:
GCAAGGGGGCCCGCTCCGTCTGGGACCGCGTCCCGTATCTTCTCGCCGCCGCGCTGTTCCTCGCGTACGCCGCGGTGTCCGTCGGGCGCTACCGGCGCATGGAGAGCCGCTCCTGGGACCTCGGGATCTTCGAGCAGGCCGTGCGGGCCTACGCGCACCTCCAGGTGCCGGTCGCCGACCTCAAGGGGCCCGGCGCCAACATCCTCGGCGACCACTTCAGCCCCGTCACCGCACTCCTCGCGCCCGCCTACCGGCTCTTCCCCTCGCCCCTCACACTGCTCGTCGCGCAGGCGCTGCTCCTCGCCGTCTCCGCGATTCCCGTCACCCGCGCGGCGACGCGGCTGCTCGGGCGCGGCTCGGGGCTCGCCGTGGGCATCGCGTACGGGCTTTCCTGGGGGATCCAGCGCGCCGCCGACTTCGACTTCCACGAGATCTGCTTCGCCGTACCGCTCATCGCGTTCTCCCTCGAAGCCCTGCTGCGCAGGCGCTGGCGGGCCGCGCTGCTGTGGGCGCTGCCGCTGGTCCTCGTCAAGGAGGACCTGGGGGTGACGCTCGCCGCGATCGCGCTCGTCGTGGCGGTCCGGGCCCACCGCGGCGGCCACTCCCGGGCCGTGCCCTACGCCCTGGCCGTGCTGGCCTTCGGCGCCGTCGCGACGCTCGTCACGCTCACCCTGATCATTCCGGCGTTCAACTCGGGGGGCGCGTACGACTACTGGGACAAGGTCGGCGAGGGCGGCGCGGCCGCGGGGGCGTTCGGCGGGCTCGACACCAAGCTGCGCACGCTCGCCTGGCTGCTGATCCCCACCACCGGGCTGCTGGCCCTGCGCTCACCGCTGCTGCTCGTCGCGCTGCCCACGCTCGGCTGGCGCTTCCTCTCCGCCGACGACCACTACTGGGGAACCGACTGGCACTACAGCGCCGTCCTGATGCCGGTGGTCCTGCTCGCCCTCGTCGACGCCGTCGACATCCTCCGCCGAAGTGAGCGGCCGTGGCTGCGCCAGTACGCCGACCGGCTGCCGGCCTGCGCGGCCGCCGCCGCGCTGGCCCTGACGACGTCCCTGCCGCTCGCGGGCCTCACCGAGGCGAAGACGTACGAGAAGAGCGAGCGCGTCGTCGCGGTGGAGAAGATGCTCGACCGGGTGCCGGACGGCGCCACGGTCGAGGCGAACATAGGGCCCATCAGCAGGCTCACCTCCCGCGCCCGCGTCTTCTGGGTGGGCGCGGCCCGCCCGGTCGTCCCCCAGTACGTCGCCCTCGACGTGCGGTCCGGCTGGAC
This window contains:
- a CDS encoding DUF2079 domain-containing protein: MPGAKSDAPAPVCGDGLIPSRDQTSPGPRKGARSVWDRVPYLLAAALFLAYAAVSVGRYRRMESRSWDLGIFEQAVRAYAHLQVPVADLKGPGANILGDHFSPVTALLAPAYRLFPSPLTLLVAQALLLAVSAIPVTRAATRLLGRGSGLAVGIAYGLSWGIQRAADFDFHEICFAVPLIAFSLEALLRRRWRAALLWALPLVLVKEDLGVTLAAIALVVAVRAHRGGHSRAVPYALAVLAFGAVATLVTLTLIIPAFNSGGAYDYWDKVGEGGAAAGAFGGLDTKLRTLAWLLIPTTGLLALRSPLLLVALPTLGWRFLSADDHYWGTDWHYSAVLMPVVLLALVDAVDILRRSERPWLRQYADRLPACAAAAALALTTSLPLAGLTEAKTYEKSERVVAVEKMLDRVPDGATVEANIGPISRLTSRARVFWVGAARPVVPQYVALDVRSGWTKDPVAYAEKLHPGTEYVPADTAYGYVLLRRDREPGTRS